The Oncorhynchus kisutch isolate 150728-3 linkage group LG20, Okis_V2, whole genome shotgun sequence genome has a segment encoding these proteins:
- the LOC109865583 gene encoding mitochondrial amidoxime-reducing component 1, with amino-acid sequence MNLVDVLRNAFTFIYKKAQLWAVGGGITVVALGLGYKFLLRPNKLNRVGVVSQLLIHPLKSGRAVSVALAECQPIGLKYGELRDRHWLVITEDGHMVTGRQEPRLVLVSLTSKGGQMCLNGPDMEQLRFPVLQPDNPIINCRVFSSDIQGRDCGDEVSNWLTSYLAAGKTFRLVHFEPHMKPRRPAETESLYPQREKIAYPDCGPIMLLSEASVKDLNSRLENDVTVARFRPNIIVSSCEAFDEDSWEDIQIGDVRMHRVMACGRCIFTTVDPETGVISRKQPLETLKNYRLCDEAEKHIYKTSPLFGQMYTVSKTGFLQVGDVVYKISH; translated from the exons ATGAACTTAGTAGATGTGTTGAGAAATGCGTTTACATTTATATATAAGAAAGCCCAGCTCTGGGCTGTAGGTGGTGGTATTACTGTTGTCGCACTTGGTCTTGGATATAAGTTTTTACTAAGGCCTAATAAACTTAACCGTGTGGGAGTTGTGTCACAGCTACTTATTCACCCACTGAAGTCGGGTAGAGCTGTGTCCGTGGCCCTTGCAGAATGTCAACCGATCGGGTTGAAGTACGGTGAACTTCGAGATAG GCACTGGCTGGTGATCACTGAGGATGGCCACATGGTGACGGGAAGGCAAGAGCCTCGCCTGGTGCTGGTGTCGTTGACCAGTAAGGGGGGACAGATGTGTCTGAATGGACCCGACATGGAGCAGCTGAGGTTCCCTGTTCTGCAGCCTGACAATCCCATCATCAACTGCAGGGTGTTTAGCAGTGACATCCAAGGCAGGGACTGTGGCGACGAAGTGTCTAACTGGCTCACCAGCTACCTGGCTGCTGGAAAAACCTTTCGCTTGGTGCACTTTGAGCCCCACATGAAGCCCAGGAGGCCAGCAGAGACAGAGTCTCTCTATCCTCAGAGGGAAAAAATTGCGTACCCCGATTGTGGCCCGATAATGTTGCTGTCTGAagcctctgtgaaggatctaaaCAGCAGGCTGGAGAATGACGTCACAGTTGCACGCTTTCGACCAAATATCATTGTGAGCAGTTGCGAAGCCTTTGATGAGGATTCTTGGGAAGACATCCAGATTGGTGATGTGCGGATGCACCGCGTGATGGCGTGCGGAAGGTGCATCTTCACCACGGTCGACCCTGAAACAGGGGTCATCAGTAGGAAACAGCCACTGGAGACGCTAAAaaactacagactgtgtgatgAAGCCGAGAAGCACATCTATAAGACATCGCCACTGTTTGGACAGATGTACACCGTCAGCAAGACTGGGTTCCTGCAGGTTGGAGATGTGGTGTACAAGATAAGCCACTGA
- the taco1 gene encoding translational activator of cytochrome c oxidase 1 isoform X2, whose product MAMGWAVVLRGFLPLCLRRLARLTANNYMGARIRPVRTDLTVACRYPLWTTHPVRTLHLCSNLCAGHNKWSKVKNIKGPKDAARSRMFMKFGMMIRIAVKEGGSSNPEFNLALANVVEQCRGKNMPKVSIEAAIKGAEKSKAGTQHTYEARGPGGCMLLIDMLTDNNTRSHQDLKHLLSKHGAALCDGVRHNFSRKGVVVAQGQGVSSERALELAIEAGAEDVQETEDEDDKSLLQFVCDMTELKKVRTSLEELGVRTVSAGLEFVSHTPMQLPQAQLEAALSLIEALSDCLDVVRVWDNLQAHD is encoded by the exons AT GGCAATGGGATGGGCAGTGGTGTTGAGGGGTTTCTTGCCTCTGTGTTTACGTCGACTTGCCCGCTTGACCGCCAACAATTACATGGGCGCAAGGATTCGTCCAGTCCGCACAGACCTGACGGTGGCATGTCGCTACCCTCTTTGGACAACCCATCCTGTGAGAACACTACATCTGTGCTCTAACTTGTGTGCTGGTCATAATAAGTGGTCTAAGGTGAAAAATATAAAAGGACCCAAAGATGCAGCCCGGAGTCGGATGTTCATGAAGTTTGGGATGATGATAAGAATTGCAGTCAAAG AAGGAGGATCTAGTAATCCAGAATTCAATCTAGCATTGGCAAATGTAGTGGAGCAATGCCGAGGCAAGAACATGCCCAAAGTGTCCATAGAAGCTGCCATCAAGGGAGCG GAAAAGTCCAAGGCAGGAACCCAGCACACGTATGAAGCCAGGGGGCCTGGTGGCTGCATGCTGCTCATCGATATGCTAACTGACAACAACACCCGAAGTCACCAGGACCTCAAACATCTGCTCAGCAAACATGG GGCAGCGCTGTGTGACGGGGTGCGTCATAACTTCAGCAGGAAGGGGGTGGTGGTGGCACAGGGGCAGGGTGTGTCGTCCGAGCGAGCTCTGGAACTGGCCATCGAGGCGGGAGCCGAGGACGTCCAAGAAACAGAGGATGAGGATGATAAGTCCCTCCTACAG tttgtGTGTGACATGACAGAGCTGAAGAAGGTGCGGACCTCGCTGGAAGAACTGGGTGTGCGCACTGTGTCCGCTGGCCTGGAGTTTGTGTCCCACACACCCATGCAGCTTCCACAAGCCCAGCTGGAGGCAGCCTTATCTCTGATAGAAGCCCTGAGCGACTGCCTAGACGTGGTGCGGGTCTGGGACAACCTCCAGGCCCATGACTGA
- the taco1 gene encoding translational activator of cytochrome c oxidase 1 isoform X1 → MGWAVVLRGFLPLCLRRLARLTANNYMGARIRPVRTDLTVACRYPLWTTHPVRTLHLCSNLCAGHNKWSKVKNIKGPKDAARSRMFMKFGMMIRIAVKEGGSSNPEFNLALANVVEQCRGKNMPKVSIEAAIKGAEKSKAGTQHTYEARGPGGCMLLIDMLTDNNTRSHQDLKHLLSKHGAALCDGVRHNFSRKGVVVAQGQGVSSERALELAIEAGAEDVQETEDEDDKSLLQFVCDMTELKKVRTSLEELGVRTVSAGLEFVSHTPMQLPQAQLEAALSLIEALSDCLDVVRVWDNLQAHD, encoded by the exons ATGGGATGGGCAGTGGTGTTGAGGGGTTTCTTGCCTCTGTGTTTACGTCGACTTGCCCGCTTGACCGCCAACAATTACATGGGCGCAAGGATTCGTCCAGTCCGCACAGACCTGACGGTGGCATGTCGCTACCCTCTTTGGACAACCCATCCTGTGAGAACACTACATCTGTGCTCTAACTTGTGTGCTGGTCATAATAAGTGGTCTAAGGTGAAAAATATAAAAGGACCCAAAGATGCAGCCCGGAGTCGGATGTTCATGAAGTTTGGGATGATGATAAGAATTGCAGTCAAAG AAGGAGGATCTAGTAATCCAGAATTCAATCTAGCATTGGCAAATGTAGTGGAGCAATGCCGAGGCAAGAACATGCCCAAAGTGTCCATAGAAGCTGCCATCAAGGGAGCG GAAAAGTCCAAGGCAGGAACCCAGCACACGTATGAAGCCAGGGGGCCTGGTGGCTGCATGCTGCTCATCGATATGCTAACTGACAACAACACCCGAAGTCACCAGGACCTCAAACATCTGCTCAGCAAACATGG GGCAGCGCTGTGTGACGGGGTGCGTCATAACTTCAGCAGGAAGGGGGTGGTGGTGGCACAGGGGCAGGGTGTGTCGTCCGAGCGAGCTCTGGAACTGGCCATCGAGGCGGGAGCCGAGGACGTCCAAGAAACAGAGGATGAGGATGATAAGTCCCTCCTACAG tttgtGTGTGACATGACAGAGCTGAAGAAGGTGCGGACCTCGCTGGAAGAACTGGGTGTGCGCACTGTGTCCGCTGGCCTGGAGTTTGTGTCCCACACACCCATGCAGCTTCCACAAGCCCAGCTGGAGGCAGCCTTATCTCTGATAGAAGCCCTGAGCGACTGCCTAGACGTGGTGCGGGTCTGGGACAACCTCCAGGCCCATGACTGA